One Paenibacillus riograndensis SBR5 DNA segment encodes these proteins:
- a CDS encoding ABC transporter substrate-binding protein yields MQKKWLGLSLSLMLAAGIAGCGGNGNNSGNSGAANGAAGGSTASPSAEAGGNTAKSGPVQLKYWTDDRHDQEYIKELINKFNETNSDNIQVELTVMSENYTQSVDIAFSSNQAPDVLRLKSANTSEFVKKGYLAPVDSYLTDDMKTKFSSLMLDNVNRFDGKLYSLPNTGLTMRLVYNKDIFAKAGIQNPPVSLQEMVDDAKKITEAGKSEGIYGFALNFKNPKQAFDRSIREILSLSGYQGLGFDLKTGQFDFAPYSQVIEYFKQMYKDGSVLPGAETLDIDPLRAQFAAGKIGMYLSFSTEPGVYKDQFPTEINWAGALAPTLDGQIKGTSEIVSAGTWLGISAKSANQDAAWKFMQYMYGDEVLKTYHEKGFGIAVVPSIVEQAKNPDIKGMEGFLVGEHDSLWPATPSVTPEGSNYADAFFKYILTGGDAKAITEDLNTRYNAALSKAVEKGEVKVTPDPAFDPTKPQGE; encoded by the coding sequence ATGCAGAAAAAATGGTTGGGTCTCAGCCTGAGCCTCATGCTGGCAGCCGGAATCGCCGGCTGCGGCGGTAACGGAAACAACAGCGGAAACAGCGGTGCGGCGAATGGAGCGGCTGGAGGCAGCACAGCAAGTCCCTCAGCCGAGGCAGGCGGCAATACGGCCAAAAGCGGGCCTGTACAGCTCAAGTACTGGACCGACGACCGTCATGACCAGGAATATATCAAGGAACTGATCAACAAATTCAATGAAACCAATAGCGACAACATTCAGGTGGAATTGACGGTCATGTCCGAGAATTACACGCAAAGCGTCGATATCGCCTTCTCCAGCAACCAGGCGCCGGATGTGCTCCGGCTGAAGAGCGCCAACACCTCCGAGTTTGTCAAAAAAGGATATCTGGCACCGGTTGATTCCTATCTTACCGATGATATGAAAACCAAATTCAGCAGCCTCATGCTCGACAACGTCAACCGTTTTGACGGCAAGCTCTACTCTCTGCCAAATACCGGTCTGACTATGCGTCTGGTCTACAACAAGGATATCTTCGCCAAAGCCGGCATTCAGAATCCTCCGGTATCCCTTCAGGAAATGGTGGACGACGCCAAGAAGATTACTGAAGCCGGCAAATCCGAGGGCATTTACGGCTTCGCGCTGAACTTCAAAAATCCGAAGCAGGCCTTCGACCGTTCCATCCGGGAGATTCTCTCGCTGAGCGGTTATCAGGGCTTAGGCTTTGATCTAAAGACGGGCCAGTTTGATTTCGCACCTTACTCGCAGGTCATTGAATATTTCAAGCAAATGTACAAAGACGGCAGTGTTCTGCCGGGCGCTGAAACGCTGGATATCGATCCGCTGCGCGCCCAGTTCGCGGCAGGCAAAATCGGCATGTACCTCTCCTTCTCGACGGAGCCGGGGGTATACAAGGACCAGTTCCCGACAGAAATCAACTGGGCAGGGGCTCTGGCGCCAACGCTTGACGGCCAGATCAAGGGAACTTCCGAAATCGTGTCCGCCGGTACCTGGCTCGGCATCAGCGCCAAATCGGCTAACCAGGATGCAGCCTGGAAATTCATGCAGTATATGTACGGCGACGAGGTTCTGAAGACTTATCATGAAAAAGGCTTCGGGATTGCCGTTGTGCCAAGCATTGTGGAACAAGCGAAAAACCCGGACATCAAAGGCATGGAAGGTTTCCTGGTCGGAGAACATGACTCTCTCTGGCCGGCAACGCCAAGCGTCACTCCGGAAGGCTCTAACTATGCGGATGCATTCTTCAAATACATTCTTACCGGGGGAGATGCCAAAGCAATCACCGAGGATTTGAATACAAGATATAACGCCGCATTGTCCAAAGCTGTAGAAAAGGGCGAGGTTAAAGTAACGCCGGACCCTGCCTTTGATCCCACCAAACCGCAGGGTGAATAA
- a CDS encoding carbohydrate ABC transporter permease: MSIKWKRLGENSLFLIPSIILTVALGIYPLFWMLRYMFYDYAGYGDALFVGLDNFRRLMRDSLFWESVGNTFIFAGGKLLLTLPLSLLLAVILNGRLRGGNLLRGIYFMPTVISTAVISVVFYNIFNSYNGMVNTVLMKLHLVSQPVDWLGPKHAMLTVILVAVWGAVGNYMLLFLAGLQSIPQDLYESAAIDGANAGRRFWNITLPMLAPVAQMVIMLAIIASLKGYESIMVITEGGPIGKTEVMYLYLYKLLFPVSTGSPVAQQLGYGSAVGFASAVIVGAITGLYFFLSRKMNKVY; this comes from the coding sequence ATGAGCATTAAATGGAAACGGCTGGGGGAAAATTCCCTGTTTCTGATCCCGAGCATTATTCTTACGGTTGCGCTCGGCATATATCCTTTGTTCTGGATGCTGCGCTACATGTTCTACGATTATGCCGGATACGGCGATGCGCTGTTCGTGGGCCTGGACAATTTCCGGCGGCTGATGCGTGACAGCCTGTTCTGGGAATCTGTCGGCAATACCTTTATTTTTGCCGGGGGCAAGCTGCTGCTGACGCTGCCGCTGTCGCTGCTGCTGGCGGTCATTCTGAACGGCAGGCTGCGCGGCGGAAATCTGCTGCGGGGGATCTACTTTATGCCTACGGTGATCAGTACCGCAGTCATCTCTGTTGTTTTTTATAACATCTTCAATTCCTATAACGGGATGGTTAATACAGTTCTGATGAAGCTGCACCTGGTCTCTCAGCCCGTCGACTGGCTGGGTCCGAAGCATGCCATGCTCACGGTCATTCTCGTGGCGGTATGGGGGGCGGTCGGCAACTATATGCTGCTGTTCCTGGCCGGACTGCAGAGCATCCCGCAGGATTTATACGAGAGCGCGGCCATTGACGGCGCGAACGCCGGAAGACGGTTCTGGAACATTACGCTTCCGATGCTGGCCCCGGTTGCTCAGATGGTCATCATGCTGGCGATTATCGCCTCCCTGAAAGGCTATGAGAGCATCATGGTCATCACGGAAGGCGGACCGATCGGCAAAACCGAGGTCATGTACCTCTACTTGTATAAACTGCTGTTCCCGGTATCCACCGGTTCACCGGTTGCCCAGCAGCTCGGGTACGGAAGTGCCGTAGGCTTCGCGAGCGCAGTCATCGTCGGAGCGATTACCGGACTGTATTTCTTCCTGAGCCGCAAAATGAACAAGGTGTATTAG
- a CDS encoding carbohydrate ABC transporter permease gives MNEQVLSQQPPVREKMAARPSGNAGRILGRTVMWLFLLATAVLTLFPLVMTVSGSLKTGAEMMTGGSLLPSKLQFANYAEAWKQANFARYTWNSAFVSIMVTVGTLLVASMAAYVVDRRDFPGKSLYVTVQASMMFISVGAIVLRPQFDLMVALHLNTTLWGVILILVSAHSSTFFMLQGFFKAIPRELDEAAMVDGSGFIRTFFRIILPLLTPGLGVAGLFAFRHAWNEYILPLVFTMTNPQLQTLTVGLANLRYGSSAAMQIHLMMAGACLSILPMLLAYILANKTFIQVTAGSVKG, from the coding sequence ATGAACGAACAAGTGTTATCCCAACAGCCCCCTGTGCGGGAAAAGATGGCTGCCCGCCCCTCCGGCAATGCCGGCAGAATTCTCGGCCGTACGGTCATGTGGCTGTTTTTATTGGCAACAGCGGTTCTGACCTTGTTTCCGCTGGTCATGACCGTATCCGGCTCGCTGAAAACCGGAGCGGAAATGATGACCGGCGGCAGCCTGCTGCCGTCCAAGCTGCAATTCGCCAACTATGCCGAAGCCTGGAAGCAGGCCAATTTCGCCCGCTACACATGGAACAGCGCTTTTGTCAGCATCATGGTTACCGTCGGCACGCTGCTGGTGGCTTCGATGGCGGCTTATGTGGTGGACCGGCGTGATTTTCCCGGCAAATCCCTGTATGTGACGGTTCAGGCATCGATGATGTTCATATCCGTAGGAGCCATCGTGCTGCGCCCGCAGTTTGACCTGATGGTCGCGCTGCACCTGAATACCACACTGTGGGGCGTGATCCTGATCCTGGTCAGTGCTCATTCCAGCACGTTTTTTATGCTTCAAGGCTTCTTCAAAGCCATTCCCCGCGAGCTTGATGAGGCAGCGATGGTAGACGGCTCCGGGTTTATCCGCACCTTCTTCCGCATTATTCTGCCGCTGCTGACCCCGGGGCTTGGCGTGGCCGGACTGTTCGCCTTCCGCCATGCGTGGAACGAATACATTCTGCCGCTGGTGTTCACAATGACCAATCCGCAGCTCCAGACGCTGACCGTAGGGCTGGCCAATCTCCGTTACGGTTCCTCAGCGGCGATGCAGATCCATCTGATGATGGCGGGAGCGTGCCTGTCCATCCTGCCGATGCTGCTTGCCTATATTCTGGCGAACAAGACGTTTATTCAGGTGACGGCCGGTTCGGTCAAAGGCTGA
- a CDS encoding glycoside hydrolase family 130 protein, translating to MSDFTVGPLFSSPVITRHPANPILAPGDVPYGPAMVFNAGVTKFKGKYVMVFRNDYGDEAKGIVAPFHTTNLGLAFSDDGIKWEVQPEPCWSWHDEEVIRVYDPRLTVIGGQCYMCFAVDTKHGLRGGIAVTEDFRSFEVLSLSLPDNRNMVLFPELIGGKYVRLERPLPVYSRGGIDRFDMWMSDSPDLKYWGNSRLLLTVEEVAYANDKVGPGAPPVKTDKGWLTLFHAVDLDRSRGKNGWEDSWKKRYTTGIMLLDLHDPGRVIGRAAAPLLAPEAAYETSGGFRNDVIFPGGMILEDSGEVKIYYGAADTVECLATAHVDDLLRLCLEGGSVK from the coding sequence ATGAGCGATTTTACAGTTGGGCCCTTATTCTCCAGTCCGGTCATTACCCGGCATCCTGCGAATCCGATTCTGGCTCCCGGCGATGTCCCTTACGGTCCGGCTATGGTATTCAATGCAGGGGTCACGAAATTTAAAGGGAAATATGTGATGGTCTTCCGCAATGACTACGGCGATGAGGCCAAAGGAATCGTTGCCCCCTTTCACACAACGAATCTCGGCCTGGCCTTCAGCGATGACGGAATCAAGTGGGAGGTGCAGCCGGAGCCATGCTGGTCCTGGCATGATGAAGAGGTTATCCGCGTGTATGATCCCCGTTTGACGGTGATCGGCGGGCAATGTTATATGTGTTTTGCAGTGGATACGAAGCATGGCCTGCGCGGCGGCATCGCGGTGACGGAGGATTTCCGCTCCTTCGAGGTGCTGAGCCTGTCCCTGCCGGACAACCGCAATATGGTGCTGTTCCCGGAGCTGATCGGGGGCAAATATGTGCGGCTGGAGCGTCCGCTGCCGGTGTACAGCCGGGGCGGCATTGACCGTTTTGATATGTGGATGAGCGACTCGCCTGACCTCAAGTACTGGGGGAATTCCCGCCTGCTGCTGACGGTTGAAGAAGTGGCCTATGCCAATGACAAGGTGGGTCCCGGCGCACCGCCGGTCAAGACGGACAAAGGCTGGCTAACCTTGTTCCACGCGGTCGATCTGGACCGCAGCCGGGGCAAAAACGGGTGGGAGGACAGCTGGAAAAAACGCTACACCACAGGCATTATGCTGCTGGATCTGCATGATCCTGGCCGGGTTATCGGAAGGGCGGCTGCGCCGCTGCTCGCGCCGGAAGCCGCCTATGAAACCAGCGGCGGCTTCCGCAATGATGTTATTTTCCCCGGGGGCATGATTCTGGAGGATTCCGGGGAAGTCAAAATCTATTACGGTGCCGCGGATACTGTTGAATGCCTGGCCACCGCACATGTCGATGATCTGTTGCGTCTCTGTCTGGAGGGCGGGTCTGTTAAATAG
- a CDS encoding FAD-dependent oxidoreductase, with the protein MHYGHITLPSASVPVTREVDVLVIGGGASGIAAAIAAAEGGASTLLVEQRGFLGGMGTVALVPAFCPFTDKQKPIIRGLGLKLMERMKLACGPGYREEYRDMLDWVPIDPEVLKRVYDDAILESGVTPLYHTFVYDVVVSEDHRTVEGVIVVNKTGRSFIRCRYIIDCSGDGDIAALSGVPFQKGGEAGKLQPGSMCYLLANVDRPKFSRFLKESGDTGQLHATVERAIADGALPEGRKSVSGLAWVSDYLVGVNFGHVFGVDGTRAEDLTRGAIEGRRTAERQLQFFRSYVPGFEHAHMVASGEQIGIRETRRIEGDYVLTVDDFIAARSFPDDIARNAYYIDIHLANSKSEMTFNHLPPGVSHGVPYRIMLPAGIDNLWVAGRSVSSDRAVQGSLRVMPNCFSMGQAAGTAAALALRDGTGSRGISVAELQQRLLEQDVWLGENFVPAAEHTGRKEGDAL; encoded by the coding sequence ATGCATTACGGACATATAACCCTGCCATCCGCCAGTGTGCCGGTTACCCGCGAAGTAGACGTACTGGTCATCGGCGGAGGAGCATCCGGCATCGCCGCGGCGATTGCTGCTGCGGAAGGCGGGGCGAGCACCCTGCTTGTGGAGCAGAGGGGATTCCTCGGCGGAATGGGCACAGTTGCGCTTGTCCCCGCCTTTTGTCCCTTTACAGACAAGCAGAAGCCGATTATCCGCGGCTTAGGCCTAAAGCTGATGGAGCGGATGAAGCTGGCCTGCGGTCCCGGCTACCGCGAAGAATACCGGGACATGCTGGATTGGGTGCCGATTGATCCGGAGGTGCTGAAGCGGGTCTATGATGACGCCATTCTGGAAAGCGGCGTGACGCCGCTCTATCATACTTTTGTCTACGATGTAGTAGTATCGGAGGACCACAGAACGGTCGAAGGCGTCATTGTCGTCAACAAAACGGGGCGCTCCTTCATCCGCTGCCGCTATATTATCGACTGCTCGGGGGACGGGGACATCGCCGCGTTGTCCGGGGTGCCCTTCCAGAAGGGCGGCGAGGCGGGTAAGCTTCAGCCGGGCAGCATGTGCTATCTCCTTGCCAATGTTGACCGTCCGAAGTTCAGCCGTTTCCTGAAGGAGAGCGGGGATACGGGCCAGCTGCATGCAACGGTGGAGCGGGCAATAGCCGATGGCGCGCTGCCGGAGGGCCGCAAGTCCGTCTCCGGCCTGGCGTGGGTGAGCGATTATCTGGTAGGGGTCAACTTCGGCCATGTATTCGGCGTGGACGGCACCCGTGCCGAGGATTTGACGCGGGGCGCGATTGAGGGGCGCCGCACGGCAGAACGCCAGCTCCAGTTCTTCCGCAGCTATGTGCCGGGCTTCGAGCATGCCCATATGGTGGCGAGCGGGGAGCAGATCGGCATCCGGGAGACCCGGCGCATCGAAGGGGACTACGTCCTGACCGTCGATGATTTCATTGCTGCCCGCTCCTTCCCGGATGACATTGCCCGCAACGCGTATTATATCGACATCCATCTCGCCAACAGCAAAAGCGAGATGACCTTCAACCACTTGCCGCCGGGCGTCTCACACGGCGTCCCTTACCGGATCATGCTGCCGGCGGGTATCGACAACCTCTGGGTGGCCGGGCGTTCCGTGTCCTCGGACCGGGCGGTTCAAGGCTCCCTGCGGGTGATGCCGAACTGCTTTTCCATGGGCCAGGCTGCGGGGACAGCCGCCGCATTGGCGCTGCGTGACGGCACAGGCTCACGCGGCATTTCCGTCGCCGAGCTTCAGCAGCGCCTGCTGGAGCAGGATGTCTGGCTCGGCGAAAACTTCGTGCCTGCTGCGGAGCACACCGGCAGGAAGGAAGGGGATGCGCTGTGA
- a CDS encoding SGNH/GDSL hydrolase family protein: MKQLPLTDEWFHGAVSLEHREEGVKPWRIPYADYELYAPEGIGGKAEICAGVRLRLRSDSAEVAVSFLPLADAAAMDCLVAGQLFLTLTLPPGATEALFSGLPAGINDLEIWLPQNIGMTVTGLRIGSGAAGDPLPDRRPRWITYGSSITQCVAASSPSRAWPAIAAADCGWNVTNLGFSGNCHMEPMIGRLIRDLPADFISICVGVNIYGAGTLSPRMFKPLLIGLLETIRDRHKETPLLVISPIYGTVRETEPNPLGFTLPMMREDIRQTVELLRERGDRQLYDLDGLSWFGPEDEAFLTDGLHPGAKGYELLGRRFRALQQTALQARQLQQTKGEI, from the coding sequence GTGAAACAGCTTCCCTTAACGGATGAATGGTTCCACGGTGCGGTTTCACTGGAGCACCGGGAGGAAGGAGTCAAGCCGTGGCGTATTCCCTACGCGGATTATGAGCTGTATGCACCGGAGGGAATCGGGGGCAAAGCCGAGATTTGTGCCGGTGTGCGCCTGCGGCTGCGCAGTGATTCCGCAGAGGTAGCGGTATCGTTCCTCCCCCTCGCGGATGCAGCTGCTATGGACTGCCTGGTGGCAGGTCAATTGTTCCTGACCCTCACCCTTCCCCCAGGAGCAACCGAAGCCTTGTTCAGCGGACTTCCCGCAGGCATCAACGATCTGGAAATCTGGCTCCCGCAAAATATCGGGATGACGGTAACGGGCCTGCGGATCGGCAGCGGGGCTGCTGGTGATCCGCTGCCGGATCGCCGTCCCCGCTGGATCACCTATGGTAGTTCCATTACCCAGTGTGTGGCAGCTTCCAGCCCTTCGCGTGCCTGGCCGGCCATCGCCGCCGCTGATTGCGGCTGGAATGTGACCAATCTCGGCTTCTCCGGCAACTGCCACATGGAGCCGATGATCGGACGTCTGATCCGGGATTTGCCGGCCGACTTCATCTCTATATGCGTGGGGGTGAACATCTATGGCGCCGGTACCCTAAGCCCGCGGATGTTCAAGCCTTTGCTGATCGGATTGCTGGAAACGATCCGCGACAGACACAAGGAGACTCCGCTGCTGGTCATCTCCCCGATTTACGGCACCGTCCGCGAGACGGAGCCTAACCCGCTCGGCTTCACGCTGCCCATGATGCGTGAAGATATCCGGCAGACCGTGGAGCTGCTGCGGGAACGGGGGGACCGCCAGCTGTATGATCTGGACGGCCTGAGCTGGTTTGGCCCGGAGGACGAAGCCTTCCTGACGGACGGCTTGCATCCGGGAGCCAAAGGCTATGAACTGCTGGGCAGAAGGTTCCGCGCACTGCAGCAAACCGCTCTTCAGGCAAGGCAGCTGCAGCAGACCAAGGGTGAAATTTGA
- a CDS encoding DUF6138 family protein — translation MDHTLETLLDEMKQEIDRWAAYISNIDADKIVKRTTLQVGIHSGALLEYAKGRVEVTDGELDLTVPGGKAGPSEWLTGEQVREQIVPELASYMQHKLNGMPPALIDYHFTFNGKFQVREGGVNVRILEYVDGTKKKLLLERISAYVGNKLEAGKYPTKPLETFFLSRHLLDEGLFPELDPGRIISVFENIQQVNKGNKHLAEHRSNLSGALRNWVENHWLPRYFDNIGSEWQKEYKRKSDARLDNPEQGLIELVLYSAILILKYEPSYSRSVGLSMLNCAIELGSTRAKRLTEEGSGTFAREDVCLRGELAECTANDVFAEVTIAIKQETEESYARALRFLIRLLSLGFPKSYQIKLKSSVKQWLPVKGLAKSGTHRFFANALEYPKLQPLLEEYAGVAMETFEWYTDTEGEKSCMPGSYAVFGLGLADRAYFPLVEQYMEQVDEEHQSVQNSFTAALAGRHGVNAETLPTLVKCMLHSGDSMKLKIDADLGDDRILRLLIDQVRGLKRHEVEHIVYLIWGGTDKLKKIAAKAEGERGKWLSELAQAASRG, via the coding sequence ATGGATCACACACTGGAAACGCTTTTGGACGAAATGAAACAGGAGATTGACAGATGGGCAGCCTATATTAGCAATATAGACGCGGACAAAATCGTGAAACGCACAACGCTGCAGGTGGGGATTCACAGTGGCGCTCTGCTCGAATATGCCAAGGGCAGGGTGGAGGTGACGGATGGGGAACTCGATCTTACGGTGCCGGGAGGCAAGGCCGGACCCAGCGAGTGGCTGACCGGGGAACAAGTGCGGGAGCAGATCGTCCCTGAGCTTGCTTCCTATATGCAGCATAAATTGAACGGGATGCCGCCGGCATTAATCGATTATCACTTTACTTTTAACGGCAAGTTCCAGGTGCGGGAAGGCGGGGTCAACGTTCGTATTCTTGAATACGTCGACGGGACGAAGAAGAAACTGCTGCTGGAACGTATCTCCGCCTATGTCGGGAATAAGCTCGAAGCGGGAAAATATCCGACCAAACCCTTGGAGACCTTTTTCCTGTCCAGACACCTGTTGGATGAGGGACTGTTCCCGGAGCTGGACCCTGGCCGGATCATTTCTGTGTTCGAGAACATTCAACAAGTGAATAAAGGAAACAAACATCTTGCCGAGCACCGGAGTAATCTGAGCGGGGCTTTGCGGAATTGGGTGGAAAATCACTGGTTGCCCCGTTATTTCGATAATATAGGATCAGAGTGGCAGAAGGAATACAAGCGAAAAAGTGATGCCCGGCTGGACAATCCCGAGCAAGGTCTCATCGAACTGGTCCTGTATTCCGCAATCTTGATTTTGAAATATGAGCCTTCCTACAGCAGAAGTGTGGGGCTGTCTATGTTGAATTGCGCTATCGAGTTGGGAAGCACCCGGGCCAAACGTCTGACTGAGGAAGGCAGCGGAACGTTCGCCCGGGAAGATGTCTGCCTTCGCGGTGAACTGGCGGAATGCACAGCCAACGATGTGTTTGCCGAGGTAACCATAGCCATTAAGCAAGAAACGGAGGAAAGCTACGCGCGTGCGCTCCGGTTTCTTATCCGCTTGCTAAGCTTGGGTTTCCCTAAGAGCTATCAAATCAAGCTGAAATCCTCCGTCAAGCAATGGCTGCCGGTCAAAGGATTGGCCAAGTCGGGCACGCACCGGTTCTTTGCCAACGCCTTGGAGTATCCGAAATTGCAGCCTTTGCTGGAGGAGTATGCCGGGGTGGCGATGGAAACTTTCGAATGGTATACGGATACAGAAGGGGAAAAAAGCTGCATGCCGGGCAGTTATGCGGTTTTTGGCCTTGGTCTCGCGGACCGGGCGTATTTTCCATTAGTAGAACAATATATGGAGCAGGTCGACGAAGAACACCAGTCCGTTCAGAACAGCTTCACGGCTGCTTTGGCCGGGCGGCATGGCGTTAACGCGGAGACGCTTCCTACACTGGTGAAATGTATGCTGCATAGCGGTGATTCGATGAAGCTGAAGATCGATGCCGATCTGGGGGATGACAGGATTCTCAGGCTGCTGATCGATCAAGTTCGCGGCCTTAAGCGCCATGAGGTGGAGCATATTGTGTATTTGATCTGGGGCGGAACAGACAAGCTGAAAAAAATCGCCGCCAAAGCCGAAGGGGAGCGGGGGAAATGGCTATCTGAGCTGGCACAGGCGGCCAGCCGCGGCTAA
- a CDS encoding ROK family protein, whose translation MLPIHELIPNSRTKEMYLSVRKKGTVSKQTLLEESGLTVSTLTRILDELLAQNLLLEVGFGESTGGRRPTLYETNPAYGYVFGLEISRTFSRLVLADLHLKLLDEYSWPMDEQATPERLIESVHAQVLRMLEQASIDISQVIGLGIGAVGPLDRKEGMILQPAGFAAPGWSQVPVKERLEQLLDVPVCLDNGANTALLGEYWAGGDRRQHQLLYLHAGIGLRSAIMNEGRILYGVIDTEGAVGQMIIESSGVPSSVPGGNSGAWESYVSIRTLEMQAREEWKRGRPTLLRELAGRPEDIEFAHLVEALQAGDSVVNGIFGQAAAYCGIGLANLINILHPEEVILGGPLFSAADFFYREATRTALEKTYYRGQYKVRFTQGSLSDTAVAAGAAALILNQLTI comes from the coding sequence GTGCTGCCTATTCATGAACTCATACCTAATTCCAGAACCAAAGAGATGTACTTATCTGTCCGAAAAAAAGGGACCGTATCCAAACAAACCCTGCTGGAGGAAAGCGGCCTGACTGTCAGCACCTTAACCCGGATTCTTGATGAGCTGCTTGCCCAGAACCTGCTGCTGGAGGTAGGCTTCGGGGAATCCACGGGCGGCAGACGGCCCACCCTATATGAAACCAATCCCGCCTATGGCTATGTATTCGGCCTGGAAATCTCCCGGACGTTTTCCAGGCTCGTGCTTGCAGATCTCCATCTAAAGCTGCTGGATGAATATTCATGGCCTATGGATGAGCAGGCCACACCGGAACGCCTGATCGAATCTGTTCATGCCCAGGTGCTGCGCATGCTGGAGCAAGCCTCCATTGATATCAGCCAAGTTATCGGGCTTGGCATTGGAGCCGTCGGCCCCTTGGACCGCAAGGAAGGAATGATTCTGCAGCCAGCCGGCTTTGCAGCTCCGGGCTGGTCACAGGTGCCGGTCAAAGAACGGCTGGAGCAGCTTCTTGATGTGCCGGTGTGTCTGGATAATGGAGCCAATACCGCGCTGCTTGGCGAATATTGGGCCGGCGGTGACCGGCGGCAGCATCAGCTGCTCTATCTCCACGCCGGCATCGGGCTGCGCTCCGCGATTATGAACGAAGGCCGGATTCTCTACGGCGTCATCGACACTGAAGGGGCCGTCGGCCAGATGATCATTGAGAGCTCCGGCGTTCCTTCCAGCGTGCCGGGCGGCAATTCCGGCGCATGGGAATCCTATGTTTCTATCCGCACCCTGGAAATGCAGGCCCGGGAGGAATGGAAACGCGGCAGACCCACCTTGCTCCGTGAGCTGGCCGGCCGCCCGGAGGACATTGAATTCGCACATTTAGTTGAAGCGCTGCAGGCCGGGGATTCCGTGGTGAACGGAATATTCGGGCAGGCGGCGGCCTATTGCGGCATTGGTCTGGCCAACCTGATTAATATTCTCCATCCGGAGGAGGTCATTCTGGGCGGCCCCCTGTTCTCGGCTGCGGATTTTTTCTACCGGGAAGCCACAAGGACTGCCCTTGAGAAGACCTACTACCGCGGGCAATACAAGGTCCGCTTCACTCAAGGCAGCTTAAGCGACACGGCTGTCGCCGCCGGGGCAGCCGCCCTCATACTGAACCAGCTTACTATTTGA
- a CDS encoding ABC transporter permease subunit has protein sequence MNFSLYKEMMRVNLKGIMNYAVGSAFYMLFMIWLYPGLGGSTAAIDELVKAMPEGVGNAFGLNSGFASAEAFISGEYYGLILVLILSIVCVQLSTQLIARLVDRGSMAYLLATPTTRRKVAFTQGLVLVTSLFIILAVTLLSGFAGKSWFLGTKYEFDMGRFTQLNTVAFLLFFAIGGLCFLISCACNDEKKALGISGAVTFGFFTLDLLGKISGKLDVLRYFTLFSFYRPAHIVQGTAEVMQICLWLLLIGLAAFAAGIRIFRRRDLPL, from the coding sequence ATGAACTTTTCACTCTATAAAGAAATGATGCGGGTCAATTTGAAGGGAATCATGAACTACGCTGTTGGCTCTGCTTTTTATATGCTGTTCATGATCTGGCTGTATCCCGGCTTGGGCGGCAGTACAGCAGCCATAGATGAACTGGTTAAGGCGATGCCGGAAGGCGTAGGCAATGCGTTCGGGCTGAACAGCGGCTTCGCGAGCGCGGAGGCTTTTATCTCCGGGGAATATTACGGGCTTATTCTGGTCCTGATCCTGTCCATCGTCTGCGTGCAGCTCTCCACTCAGCTTATCGCCCGGCTGGTGGACCGGGGTTCCATGGCCTATCTGCTGGCTACTCCGACCACGCGCCGCAAGGTAGCCTTCACGCAAGGCCTGGTCCTGGTCACCTCTCTCTTCATTATATTGGCGGTCACCCTGTTGTCGGGGTTTGCCGGAAAAAGCTGGTTTCTCGGCACCAAATATGAATTCGATATGGGCCGCTTCACCCAGCTGAATACCGTGGCCTTTCTGCTGTTTTTCGCTATCGGCGGGCTATGCTTCCTGATTTCCTGCGCCTGCAATGACGAGAAGAAGGCGCTCGGAATCTCCGGTGCGGTCACCTTCGGCTTCTTCACGCTCGACCTGCTCGGCAAAATCAGCGGTAAGCTTGACGTGCTGCGCTACTTCACCCTGTTCAGCTTCTACCGCCCCGCCCATATTGTGCAGGGCACAGCCGAAGTTATGCAGATTTGCCTCTGGCTGCTGCTGATCGGCCTTGCGGCTTTTGCCGCAGGCATCCGGATCTTCCGGCGGCGGGACCTGCCGCTGTAA